One region of Solanum pennellii chromosome 6, SPENNV200 genomic DNA includes:
- the LOC107021358 gene encoding alpha-1,3/1,6-mannosyltransferase ALG2 → MEKKGSSKMNIAIIHPDLGIGGAERLIVDAAMELASLGHKVHIFTSHHDKNRCFEETLSGVFDITVYGAFLPRHIFYRLHAVCAYLRCMFVALCLLFMWPSFDIILADQVSVVVPILKLKKSAKVVFYCHFPDLLLAQRTTILRRIYRKPIDFIEEITTGMADLILVNSRFTASTFASTFKNLDARGIKPAVLYPAVNVDQFEKPDAIKLNFLSINRFERKKNIELAISAFAMVHAHQVHDHQGVNMNDVSLTVAGGFDNRLRENVEYLEELKKLAEREGVSQRVRFITSCSTAERNALLGQCLCVLYTPKDEHFGIVPLEAMAAYKPVIACNSGGPVETVKHGVTGFLCDPSPREFASAMSNFIQDPHMSEKMGQNARQHVAESFSTKIFGQHLNRYLVDIARGKKE, encoded by the exons ATGGAGAAAAAAGGGAGCTCGAAGATGAATATTGCGATAATCCATCCCGATCTCGGAATCG GTGGAGCTGAAAGGCTAATTGTTGATGCTGCTATGGAACTTGCTTCTTTAGGGCATAAAGTTCACATTTTTACTTCACATCATGATAAAAATCGATGTTTTGAGGAGACTCTGTCTG GTGTGTTTGATATTACAGTTTATGGTGCTTTTCTTCCTCGACATATCTTTTATCGGCTTCATGCAGTATGTGCTTACTTGCGGTGCATGTTTGTTGCTCTCTGCTTGTTGTTTATGTGGCCTTCATTTGATATAATTCTAGCAGATCAAGTCTCTGTTGTTGTTCCGatattgaagttaaagaagtctGCTAAG GTTGTATTCTATTGCCATTTTCCAGATCTTTTGCTGGCGCAACGTACAACTATTCTTAGGAGGATATATCGAAAACCTATTGACTTCATAGAAGAAATAACAACAG GAATGGCAGATTTGATTCTGGTTAACAGCAGGTTTACAGCATCTACTTTTGCATCAACCTTCAAGAACCTAGATGCACGTGGGATTAAACCAGCTGTTTTGTATCCAGCTGTCAATGTTGATCAGTTTGAGAAACCTGATGCCATCAA GCTGAACTTTCTATCCATCAATCGatttgagagaaaaaagaaCATAGAATTGGCAATATCTGCCTTTGCCATGGTTCACGCCcatcaagtccatgatcatcaagGAGTTAACATGAATGATGTTTCCTTGACTGTTGCAG GAGGCTTTGATAATCGCCTTAGAGAGAATGTCGAGTATCTAGAAGAACTGAAAAAGTTGGCAGAGAGGGAAGGTGTTTCTCAGCGGGTCAGATTCATCACATCTTGCTCTACTGCTGAGAGAAATGCACTCCTTGGCCAATGCCTATGTGTTCTTTATACACCAAAG GATGAGCATTTTGGTATTGTTCCTTTGGAAGCAATGGCAGCCTATAAACCTGTTATTGCCTGCAATAGTGGGGGTCCAGTGGAGACAGTAAAGCATGGCGTGACGGGCTTCCTCTGTGACCCTAGCCCACGAGAGTTTGCTTCAGCAATGTCTAATTTTATTCAGGATCCTCACATGTCTGAAAAAATGGGGCAAAACGCTCGTCAACACGTTGCTGAGTCATTCTCTACCAAGATTTTTGGTCAGCATTTGAATAGATATCTTGTTGATATTGCTAGAGGCAAGAAGGAATAA
- the LOC107021614 gene encoding UDP-xylose transporter 3-like translates to MTESQRFQLGTIGALTLSVVSSVSIVICNKALISTLGFTFATTLTSWHLLVTFCSLHVARWMRFFEHKPFDPKAVMGFGILNGSSIGLLNLSLGFNSVGFYQMTKLAIIPCTVLLETLFFRKKFSRNIQLALTVLLFGVGIATVTDLQLNLLGSVLSMFAIVTTCIAQIMTNTIQKKFKVSSTQLLYQSCPYQSITLFVVGPFLDGLLTNQNVFAFNYTQNVVAFIVLSCLISVSVNFSTFLVIGKTSPVTYQVLGHLKTCLVLAFGYVLLRDPFSWRNILGIVIAMLGMILYSYCCSIESQQKSIDAASLLSQVNESETDPLINVEKGSGNLPDSVVAQAPSWNSSKDQHV, encoded by the exons ATGACAGAAAGCCAGAGGTTTCAGCTGGGGACCATTGGAGCACTGACTTTGTCGGTGGTGTCTTCTGTGTCCATTGTAATTTGCAATAAGGCGCTAATTAGCACATTAGGTTTTACATTTG CTACGACTTTGACAAGCTGGCATCTTTTAGTTACATTTTGTTCGCTCCATGTGGCAAGATGGATGAGATTTTTTGAGCACAAGCCTTTTGATCCAAAAGCCGTTATGGGCTTCGGAATACTGAATGGGTCCTCTATTGGACTTCTTAATCTAAGCCTGGGGTTCAATTCTGTTGGATTTTATCAG aTGACAAAATTAGCAATCATCCCCTGTACAGTTCTTTTGGAGACTCTTTTCTTCAGGAAAAAATTCAG TAGGAATATCCAGCTTGCACTTACCGTTCTTCTCTTTGGGGTTGGAATTGCAACAGTAACTGATTTGCAGCTCAATTTACTGGGTTCTGTTTTATCTATGTTTGCAATTGTCACCACTTGTATCGCGCAGATT ATGACGAATACCATCCAGAAGAagttcaaggtttcttcaaccCAGCTCCTGTATCAGTCTTGTCCTTATCAATCAATTACTTTGTTTGTAGTAGGACCATTTTTAGATGGGCTTTTGACAAATCAGAATGTATTTGCTTTCAACTACACACAAAATGTGGTG GCCTTTATTGTTCTATCCTGCCTTATATCCGTCTCTGTGAACTTCAGTACTTTTTTGGTAATTGGCAAGACTTCTCCAGTCACCTATCAGGTCCTTGGGCATCTAAAAACATGTCTTGTTTTGGCCTTTGGGTATGTTCTACTTCGTGATCCCTTCAGCTGGCGAAACATTCTGGGTATCGTCATTGCTATGCTTGGGATGATACTCTATTCATATTGTTGTTCCATTGAGAGCCAGCAGAAGTCTATAGACGCTGCATCACTTCTGTCTCAG GTAAACGAAAGTGAAACCGATCCTCTAATAAATGTTGAAAAAGGCTCTGGCAATTTACCAGATAGTGTTGTTGCTCAGGCCCCTAGCTGGAATTCTAGCAAGGATCAGCACGTATAA
- the LOC107021323 gene encoding uncharacterized protein LOC107021323: MLLRMDIDTDISHWILEFILRQPLDDSVLNGFIHVLPLPNDKPNLKKALLIRKIESEISNGSVNEKILDFLELIEELNYQDGIEASDVMKAAYCAVAVECTVKFLNSEGTGGDKGKYFDAVRRIWKRKINLTEKLENVGFVSEELWNWRDEIEAALWDDKCSYSVIRKSKAIVAVESVKFFVREAKERTGSPFLDVVAEAYQSDETMETLFGGLNKEGARRKNNREVSKGTALRRKKHVAFKRTREGVRINDSTELELKASGGGGQDGLPSSAEIHKAEKALKLSSLELRAMVKDPLPEALGYAETLSHLARDNMGHQPAGNSSDRAPPPMAFSSRLFQASGDKCEAQHNFHHSAASKPDQLNQNTTSNPIELDDFLDKLTEGSPSKANRVTLPTPKTVRVSPLKKYEYKKITTRRKVMKWSSLEEETLRAGVRKYGIGNWKFILNTYPNIFSVRTATDLKDKWRNMIS, translated from the exons ATGCTTTTACGAATGGATATCGACACTGATATTTCTCATTGGATTCTCGAATTCATCCTCCGGCAACCGCTCGACGACAGCGTTCTTAACGGCTTCATTCACGTTCTTCCACTTCCAAACGACAAGCCGAATCTAAAAAAGGCGCTGCTTATCCGAAAAATCGAATCTGAGATTTCTAACGGTTCAGTTAATGAGAAAATCCTCGATTTTCTGGAACTGATTGAGGAACTAAATTATCAAGATGGGATTGAAGCTTCAGATGTTATGAAAGCTGCGTATTGTGCGGTGGCAGTGGAGTGTACGGTGAAGTTTCTGAATAGTGAAGGGACAGGAGGTGATAAAGGTAAGTATTTTGACGCTGTAAGGAGGATATGGAAAAGGAAAATCAATTTAACGGAGAAATTAGAGAATGTAGGGTTTGTATCGGAAGAGTTATGGAATTGGAGGGATGAAATAGAGGCGGCTTTATGGGATGATAAGTGTTCTTACAGTGTGATAAGGAAGAGTAAAGCCATAGTTGCTGTTGAGTCGGTTAAGTTTTTTGTTAGAGAAGCTAAAGAGAGAACGGGGTCTCCTTTTCTTGATGTTGTGGCGGAAGCTTACCAGTCTGATGAGACAATGGAGACACTTTTTGGAGGGTTGAACAAAGAAGGAGCTCGCCGGAAAAATAACAGAG AAGTGTCCAAAGGAACTGCATTGCGCAGGAAGAAGCATGTTGCTTTCAAACGCACCAGAGAAGGTGTCAGGATCAATGATTCTACTGAGTTAGAACTTAAGGCATCTGGTGGAGGTGGACAGGATGGTTTACCCTCTTCCGCTGAAATACACAAAGCAGAGAAAGCACTTAAATTGAGTTCATTGGAGCTGCGTGCTATGGTAAAGGATCCTCTACCTGAGGCACTAGGTTATGCTGAGACTTTGTCTCATTTGGCAAGGGATAATATGGGTCATCAGCCTGCTGGGAATAGCAGTGACAGAGCCCCTCCTCCAATGGCCTTCAGTAGCAGATTGTTTCAAGCTAGTGGGGACAAATGTGAGGCTCAGCATAATTTTCATCATAGTGCTGCATCCAAGCCAGACCAATTGAACCAAAACACTACTTCCAATCCAATTGAG TTGGATGATTTCCTAGACAAGTTAACTGAAGGATCACCAAGTAAAGCGAATAGGGTTACATTACCTACGCCAAAGACGGTGAGAGTTTCTCCCCTGAAGAAGTATGAATATAAAAAGATCACCACAAGGAGAAAGGTTATGAAATGGAGTTCGTTGGAAGAAGAAACTTTGAGAGCTGGTGTACGGAA GTATGGTATTGGAAACTGGAAGTTCATCTTAAACACTTATCCTAACATATTTTCAGTGAGGACAGCA ACAGACTTGAAGGACAAATGGAGAAACATGATATCATAG
- the LOC107022864 gene encoding B3 domain-containing transcription repressor VAL1-like, giving the protein MGSMICMNELCRATTSVEWKKGWGFKSGGFAKLCYNCGSAFENFVFCETFHPDESGWRECRTCRKPIHCGCIASKYLYEYLDYGGVTCIKCAHHLDGHSIRPIQIPGDDFPIGNLGSKSAKPLGIENKIDENDFERRRFMQTNEPGQLFQTQRNDKKQDTMLPIGNVGTCFSNLNQQNIGASLFGKPDNERPSQGVKDMYDSINQPSLNFCLSTPIGTSSSGQPFLGGDVEGREQSKTSPFQQAQRARHIFPKPPKPSPTSGSESVKGMVSQARIARPPAEGRGGRSQLLPRYWPRITDQELEQIAGDLKSTIVPLFEKVLSASDAGRIGRLVLPKACAEAYFPPINQSEGLPIRIQDIKGKEWTFQFRFWPNNNSRMYVLEGVTPCIQNMQLQAGDTVIFSRIDPGGKLVMGFRKATNNVDMQDPQTPNLPSGNGSGETSFPGMADNFPNGGRTSDDTMNRQVPMSEKKKARNIGSKNRRLLMHADDAMELRITWEEIQELLRPSPTAKPNIVVVEDCEFEEYEEAPVFGKRTIFTARSSGDQEQWAQCDSCSKWRRLPLHILLPAKWTCSDNIWDSRRCSCAAPDEISPRELEALLRVGKDPKRRKLVENNEDLESSGLDALATVAASDMGDSIGDMGEPSVGATTKHPRHRAGCSCIVCIQPPSGKGKHHPTCKCNVCLTVKRRFKTLMLRKKKKQSEREAELAQAKDQVPPKDESETDGMTSGVELLQMNHSENEHMNHSDNERNSNGDQVEEFGPGKGQLDLNCHPNRDDDMLAEATAGMSMTSLVNATNLPLEYLTQNRLESLGNSLLSQAASESEGHPPDNGFGKTADVESGGKGAKA; this is encoded by the exons ATGGGGTCAATGATTTGCATGAATGAGCTATGTCGTGCAACGACGTCGGTTGAGTGGAAGAAAGGGTGGGGATTCAAATCCGGTGGATTTGCTAAGCTTTGCTACAACTGCGG ATCTGCTTTTGAGAATTTCGTTTTCTGTGAAACATTCCACCCGGATGAATCTGGTTGGAGGGAATGCAGAACTTGTAGAAAG CCTATACACTGTGGGTGCATTGCCTCAAAATATTTGTATGAGTACTTGGATTACGGAGGTGttacatgtataaaatgtgCACATCATTTGGATGGTCATTCCATCAGGCCAATACAG ATACCTGGTGATGATTTTCCTATTGGCAACTTGGGATCTAAGAGTGCAAAGCCACTGGGCATTGAGAATAAAATAGATGAGAATGACTTTGAACGAAGAAGGTTTATGCAGACCAATGAGCCTGGTCAACTCTTTCAAACGCAGAGGAATGACAAGAAACAAGATACAATGCTTCCTATTGGTAATGTCGGCACATGCTTTTCGAATTTGAATCAGCAGAACATTGGGGCTTCTCTCTTTGGCAAACCCGATAATGAGAGACCAAGTCAAGGTGTTAAAGATATGTATGATTCGATCAATCAGCCGTCtctaaatttttgtttaagTACTCCAATTGGTACTTCAAGTTCAGGACAGCCTTTTCTTGGTGGAGATGTTGAAGGAAGGGAACAAAGCAAAACTTCTCCCTTCCAACAGGCCCAAAGGGCACGCCATATATTTCCCAAGCCCCCCAAACCTAGTCCCACCTCAGGTTCTGAATCAGTCAAAGGAATGGTTTCACAAGCACGGATTGCAAGGCCACCTGCTGAAGGGCGTGGTGGACGCAGTCAGTTACTGCCTCGATACTGGCCCCGGATTACAGACCAGGAGTTGGAGCAAATAGCTGGAGA CTTAAAGTCTACTATTGTACCACTGTTTGAGAAGGTCCTAAGTGCCAGTGATGCCGGACGAATTGGGCGTCTGGTGCTTCCCAAAGCATGTGCTGAA GCATACTTCCCTCCAATTAACCAATCAGAGGGTCTACCTATAAGGATTCAGGATATTAAGGGTAAAGAGTGGACATTTCAATTCCGATTTTGGCCCAATAACAACAGCCGGATGTATGTTTTGGAGGGTGTTACCCCTTGTATACAGAATATGCAATTGCAAGCTGGTGATACTG TGATATTCAGTCGAATAGATCCTGGAGGAAAGCTTGTTATGGGATTTCGGAAGGCAACAAACAATGTTGACATGCAG GATCCTCAAACGCCTAACCTTCCCAGTGGCAATGGCTCTGGAGAAACTTCATTTCCTGGCATGGCTGATAACTTCCCG AATGGAGGCAGGACAAGCGATGATACTATGAACCGGCAAGTGCCGATGTCAGAGAAGAAAAAGGCACGAAACATTGGGTCCAAAAATAGGAGGCTTCTTATGCATGCTGATGATGCTATGGAACTTAGAATCACTTGGGAAGAAATACAAGAATTGCTAAGGCCATCTCCAACTGCCAAGCCTAACATTGTTGTGGTTGAGGACTGTGAATTTGAGGAATATGAA GAAGCACCAGTCTTTGGAAAGAGGACGATATTTACTGCTCGATCTTCTGG GGATCAGGAGCAATGGGCTCAATGTGACAGCTGTTCTAAATGGCGTAGATTGCCGCTGCACATTCTCCTTCCTGCAAAGTGGACTTGTTCTGACAATATTTGGGACTCAAGAAG ATGCTCTTGTGCTGCTCCTGATGAGATTAGTCCGAGGGAACTGGAAGCTCTCCTTCGAGTTGGCAAGG ATCCTAAGAGGCGAAAACTTGTAGAAAACAATGAAGATTTAGAGTCTTCTGGCCTAGATGCCTTGGCAACAGTTGCTGCAAGCGACATGGGAGATAGCATTGGCGACATGGGAGAGCCATCAGTTGGAGCCACAACAAAACATCCTCGGCATCGCGCTGGTTGCAGTTGCATTGTGTGCATTCAGCCTCCAAGTGGGAAGGGCAAGCACCATCCCACGTGTAAGTGCAATGTCTGTTTGACTGTGAAACGTCGTTTTAAAACACTCATGTTGcgtaagaagaaaaaacaatcaGAACGAGAAGCAGAACTTGCACAGGCAAAAGATCAGGTCCCTCCTAAAGATGAATCAGAAACAGACGGGATGACGAGTGGAGTAGAGTTGCTTCAAATGAATCATTCCGAGAATGAACACATGAATCACTCTGACaatgaaaggaattcaaatggGGATCAAGTGGAGGAGTTCGGACCTGGGAAGGGTCAGTTGGACCTGAACTGCCATCCAAACCGTGATGACGACATGCTAGCTGAGGCCACTGCTGGAATGAGCATGACCTCCCTTGTTAATGCTACCAACCTACCCCTGGAGTATCTAACGCAGAATAGGCTCGAGAGCTTGGGCAACTCTTTACTGTCACAAGCTGCCAGTGAGAGTGAAGGGCACCCCCCTGATAATGGATTCGGGAAAACTGCAGATGTTGAATCAGGGGGTAAAGGCGCCAAAGCGTAA
- the LOC107022865 gene encoding scarecrow-like protein 11, whose amino-acid sequence MMNTSSHFPGDHRSSDGFEFGHCCGGGGDNDVLCFSSRRSSEEEVVIGSGSDRTVVQGDYFDGVFKYIHQMLMEDQEDLENRPCMFQDCIALQAAEKSFYDALNPPPIHRDFVDDSGNQFQDDYCDAVNQFAETTFNSDLDNDQCSFFYNTNTICHGVGDGVSVVNGDTSNAINYHDVNEGGIPSCDGNKKHTRDENSESSKGRKSKQLASNGTEDGNTEEHYDKALLCPGLNPSFYENRSKSATAWDNAAWDKQKSSHIKQSKRGRPRGSKKGVKANEVVDLTSLLTRCAEAAASYNSKTFIEVLNKIREHSSPFGDATPRLAYCFANALEARFAGGDTTWITSKKISAADFLKAYQVYITACPFKRMSNIFANKSIAKLTSESSRVHIIDFGILYGFQWPCIIHGISLRPGGPPKLKITGIDFPQPGFRPAERVEETGRRLKEYCKRFVLHKAQQFDVPFEYKAIAKKWDEIKVEDLDIDRDEIVVVNCLYRLKNVLDETVVVTHNNKNPRDAVLKLIKEINPHYFVHGIVNAMYNASFFTTRFREALFHFSSQFDMFEATMPREDEGRMMFEQEVFGRDIMNVIASEGAERVERPESYKKWSMRNQIAGFRQLPLDQDIVKEVKTKVKMFYHADFLVDEDSNWMLQGWKGRIMYALSVWEPIHK is encoded by the exons atgatGAATACTAGCTCCCATTTCCCAGGTGATCATAGATCATCTGATGGATTTGAATTCGGTCATtgttgtggtggtggtggtgataaTGATGTTCTCTGCTTTTCGAGCAGACGATCATCGGAGGAAGAGGTTGTTATTGGAAGTGGTAGTGATCGTACAGTAGTCCAAGGAGATTACTTCGATGGAGTTTTTAAGTATATACATCAGATGCTTATGGAAGATCAAGAAGATTTAGAAAATAGGCCATGTATGTTTCAAGATTGCATAGCTCTTCAAGCAGCTGAGAAATCGTTTTATGACGCGTTGAATCCACCTCCAATTCATCGCGATTTCGTTGATGATAGTGGTAATCAATTTCAAGACGATTACTGCGATGCTGTGAATCAGTTTGCTGAGACAACTTTCAATTCCGATTTAGATAATGACCAATGTTCGTTTTTTTATAATACTAATACTATCTGTCATGGTGTTGGTGATGGTGTTAGTGTTGTCAATGGCGATACATCGAATGCTATCAATTATCATGATGTCAATGAAGGTGGGATTCCAAGTTGTGATGGAAACAAAAAGCATACTCGCGATGAAAATAGTGAGAGTTCAAAAGGGCGAAAATCGAAGCAGTTGGCAAGTAATGGAACAGAGGATGGAAATACAGAGGAGCACTATGATAAGGCGCTTCTCTGCCCGGGTTTGAATCCTTCGTTTTACGAAAATCGATCAAAATCAGCAACAGCATGGGATAATGCAGCATGGGATAAACAAAAGAGCTCTCATATAAAGCAGTCTAAACGTGGAAGGCCTCGTGGAAGCAAAAAAGGCGTTAAGGCGAATGAAGTAGTAGATCTTACTAGCCTCCTAACGCGTTGCGCGGAGGCTGCAGCAAGCTACAACAGCAAAACATTCATAGAGGTACTCAATAAAATTAGGGAACATTCTTCTCCTTTTGGTGATGCTACTCCAAGATTGGCCTATTGCTTTGCCAATGCCCTCGAAGCTCGTTTTGCTGGCGGAGATACAACATGGATCACAAGTAAGAAAATATCAGCTGCAGATTTCTTAAAAGCTTATCAGGTCTACATCACTGCTTGTCCATTCAAGAGGATGTCAAACATATTCGCCAACAAGTCTATCGCGAAGCTAACAAGTGAATCATCGAGGGTTCATATAATAGATTTTGGTATTCTATATGGATTTCAATGGCCTTGTATAATACACGGGATTTCCCTAAGGCCCGGGGGACCTCCAAAGCTTAAGATCACAGGAATAGATTTTCCTCAGCCAGGTTTTCGACCAGCGGAGAGAGTTGAGGAGACAGGACGACGTTTGAAGGAGTATTGCAAGAGATTtgt cctccacaaagcccaacaatttGATGTTCCATTTGAGTATAAAGCAATAGCTAAGAAATGGGATGAGATTAAAGTAGAAGATTTGGATATCGATAGAGATGAAATCGTCGTGGTGAATTGTTTGTACAGGCTGAAGAATGTCCTTGATGAAACAGTAGTAGTAacacacaacaacaaaaatccaAGAGATGCTGTTCTCAAATTGATCAAGGAGATAAATCCTCATTACTTTGTCCATGGGATCGTCAACGCTATGTACAATGCATCTTTCTTCACTACAAGATTCCGAGAGGCTTTATTCCATTTCTCGTCCCAATTTGACATGTTTGAGGCCACAATGCCACGAGAAGATGAAGGAAGGATGATGTTTGAGCAGGAAGTATTCGGAAGAGATATCATGAACGTTATAGCTAGTGAAGGGGCGGAGAGAGTTGAGAGGCCTGAAAGTTACAAGAAATGGTCAATGAGGAATCAGATAGCGGGGTTTAGACAACTTCCATTGGATCAAGACATCGTCAAGGAAGTAAAGACCAAGGTGAAAATGTTCTATCACGCGGATTTTCTAGTGGATGAAGATAGCAATTGGATGTTGCAAGGCTGGAAAGGAAGAATTATGTATGCACTCTCAGTTTGGGAGCCTATTCATAAGTAA